A section of the Candidatus Binatia bacterium genome encodes:
- a CDS encoding putative acetyl/propionyl carboxylase alpha subunit AccA2: protein MGRFHKVLVANRGEIARRIFRACRELGLRTVALYADPDREAPFVREADEAVALGAPVTGQGFLAIETIIAAAKRTGADAIHPGYGFLAENADFAQACADAGLVFVGPPPKAIRAMGTKIEAKQIAQRAGVPIIPGFSARGLGKAAILERARELGLPLLVKASAGGGGKGMRLVERMEDLEGALEGAAREAESAFGDATLLVERYVERPRHIEIQVLADEHGNVVHLFERECSIQRRYQKIFEEAPSPFVNDLLRERMGAAAVALAKAIGYVNAGTVEFVVDPHGAFYFLEMNTRLQVEHPVTEEITGLDLVRLQLEIAQGEPIPFAQEDLVIRGHAIEARLYAEDPWQDFLPSTGTIVCWEPAPVPGVRYESGVEQGSAVTIYYDPMLAKIIAWGSNRNEAVRRLSRALEQLRVHGVACNREFLLRVLSHDEFRAANFDTHFIAQHPELLAPPDYLTAGHLHAIAAALWEQQRRRQHTSVLASIPSGWRNNPTQRQWVEYKCRDAVIRVEYRLGKGSEFEALAGNSLHQGHLLAVDDRGIALEIDGLRRRYAVTAAGTLRYVDSVLGSSVLEELPRFPLPEMETVRGGCTAPMPGRIVAVRVSPGEEVERGQVLAVLEAMKMEHEVAAPHAGTVREVLVEPGQQVEAGAVLVVIEPRDSAAGMH, encoded by the coding sequence GTGGGCCGTTTTCATAAAGTGCTCGTTGCGAATCGCGGGGAAATTGCGCGGCGGATTTTCCGAGCTTGCCGAGAACTCGGTTTACGGACGGTGGCGCTCTACGCCGATCCGGATCGGGAAGCGCCATTCGTACGCGAGGCTGACGAAGCTGTCGCCCTCGGCGCGCCAGTGACGGGCCAGGGGTTCCTTGCCATCGAAACCATCATTGCCGCAGCCAAACGAACCGGCGCGGATGCCATTCATCCCGGCTACGGGTTTTTGGCCGAAAACGCCGACTTTGCGCAAGCGTGCGCCGACGCAGGTTTAGTCTTTGTTGGCCCACCTCCGAAGGCAATTCGGGCGATGGGCACGAAAATCGAGGCCAAACAGATTGCCCAAAGAGCAGGCGTTCCCATCATTCCGGGTTTTTCTGCGCGCGGTCTCGGCAAGGCCGCAATCCTGGAACGAGCGCGCGAGCTCGGGTTGCCACTTCTCGTCAAAGCGTCGGCAGGTGGCGGGGGCAAAGGGATGCGCCTGGTCGAGCGCATGGAAGATCTCGAAGGTGCGCTCGAAGGAGCCGCCCGCGAGGCGGAAAGTGCCTTCGGGGACGCAACCCTGCTGGTGGAGCGGTACGTGGAGAGGCCACGCCATATCGAGATCCAAGTGCTCGCCGACGAACACGGCAACGTGGTGCACTTGTTCGAGCGTGAGTGCTCTATCCAACGGCGCTATCAAAAAATTTTCGAGGAGGCCCCCTCACCCTTCGTCAACGACTTGCTGCGCGAACGTATGGGGGCCGCCGCCGTCGCGCTGGCCAAGGCGATCGGGTACGTCAATGCAGGCACGGTCGAATTCGTGGTAGATCCACATGGGGCTTTTTACTTCTTGGAGATGAACACTCGGCTGCAAGTCGAGCACCCCGTCACGGAAGAGATTACCGGGCTTGACCTGGTACGCCTTCAACTCGAAATCGCCCAAGGGGAACCGATCCCGTTTGCTCAAGAGGATCTCGTCATTCGGGGGCACGCCATCGAAGCGCGACTGTATGCCGAAGACCCCTGGCAAGATTTTCTGCCTTCGACCGGCACCATTGTATGCTGGGAGCCCGCACCCGTTCCCGGCGTACGCTACGAGAGCGGCGTCGAACAAGGCTCCGCGGTCACGATTTACTACGACCCCATGCTCGCCAAGATCATCGCTTGGGGTTCGAACCGCAACGAGGCCGTGCGCAGGCTCTCTCGCGCGCTCGAGCAACTCCGTGTTCACGGAGTCGCGTGCAACCGAGAATTTTTGCTTCGTGTGTTGAGCCACGACGAGTTTCGCGCCGCGAATTTCGACACTCACTTTATCGCCCAGCATCCCGAGTTGCTGGCACCGCCCGACTATCTTACGGCCGGGCACCTGCACGCAATTGCCGCCGCGTTGTGGGAGCAACAACGCCGCCGGCAGCACACCAGTGTGCTGGCCTCGATTCCGTCCGGGTGGCGGAACAATCCTACGCAGCGCCAATGGGTCGAGTACAAATGCCGAGACGCCGTCATTCGCGTCGAGTATCGTTTGGGCAAAGGCAGCGAGTTCGAGGCGCTGGCGGGCAACTCTCTCCACCAGGGCCACTTGCTCGCTGTGGATGACCGCGGCATTGCGCTGGAAATCGATGGCCTGCGTCGCCGTTATGCCGTTACGGCTGCCGGGACGTTGCGATACGTAGACAGTGTTCTCGGGTCTTCGGTCTTGGAAGAACTGCCGCGCTTTCCTCTTCCGGAAATGGAAACGGTCCGTGGAGGTTGTACGGCACCGATGCCCGGTCGCATTGTCGCGGTGCGGGTCAGCCCGGGGGAGGAGGTGGAGCGCGGGCAAGTGCTGGCGGTACTCGAAGCCATGAAGATGGAACACGAAGTCGCCGCTCCCCACGCTGGCACGGTGCGCGAGGTACTGGTAGAGCCCGGCCAACAAGTAGAGGCAGGCGCAGTGCTCGTGGTCATCGAGCCACGAGACTCAGCCGCAGGAATGCACTGA